In Agarivorans gilvus, one genomic interval encodes:
- a CDS encoding 3-ketoacyl-ACP reductase FabG2 produces MQPRVLVTGASRGIGRAIAIRLAKEGYQVVMNYRGNHQAAEQALQLVQEFSASSYLLPFDVSQRQLVKDRLNQDIEQHGAYFGVVLNAGIARDNAFPAMSEEDWDGVIHTNLDGLYNVLHPLVMPMIQARKGGRIITLSSLSGEVGNRGQVNYSAAKAGIIGATKALALEVAKRKITVNCVAPGLIDTEMMAELPLDELKKQIPLRRLGQVEEVAGTVAFLMSKDAAYITRQVISVNGGLA; encoded by the coding sequence ATTCAACCACGAGTTTTAGTTACCGGTGCTAGCCGAGGCATTGGCCGCGCGATTGCCATTCGTTTGGCTAAAGAAGGTTATCAGGTGGTGATGAACTACCGAGGTAATCATCAGGCGGCTGAACAGGCGCTGCAATTAGTTCAAGAGTTTTCCGCCAGTAGCTATTTGTTGCCCTTTGATGTGAGTCAGCGTCAGTTAGTAAAAGATAGGCTTAATCAAGATATCGAACAACATGGCGCTTATTTTGGCGTGGTGTTAAATGCGGGCATTGCCCGCGATAACGCGTTTCCAGCGATGAGCGAAGAAGATTGGGATGGGGTTATTCACACTAATTTGGATGGCTTGTATAACGTATTACATCCCTTAGTAATGCCGATGATTCAGGCGCGCAAGGGCGGGCGCATTATTACGCTTTCTTCGCTTTCAGGAGAAGTGGGTAATCGTGGCCAAGTAAATTACAGCGCGGCCAAAGCGGGTATTATTGGTGCCACCAAGGCTTTGGCTTTAGAAGTGGCAAAACGAAAAATCACGGTTAACTGTGTGGCCCCTGGTTTAATCGATACAGAAATGATGGCCGAGTTGCCACTGGATGAGCTGAAGAAGCAGATCCCGCTACGCCGCTTGGGCCAAGTGGAAGAAGTGGCGGGCACGGTGGCCTTTTTAATGTCTAAAGACGCCGCCTATATTACTCGTCAGGTGATTTCAGTAAACGGAGGTCTTGCATGA
- a CDS encoding beta-ketoacyl-ACP synthase, which produces MSHRVVVTGMAGLCAFGDNWQTIQDKLQQGENAVRYMPEWERFPDMHTRLAAPMDDYALPNYPRKKIRSMGRVSLLATRATELALEQAGLLNDPSIQDGRMGVAYGSSIGSTAPIVHFGEMLKSGDSKGISSTTYIQMMSHTTAVNLGVFFGLKGRVITSSSACTSGSQGIGYAYEAIKSGAQQLMVAGGAEELCPSEAVVFDTLFATSTRNQEPKASPRPFEKDRDGLVIGEGAGTLILESLEHAQARGAKIYAELVGFGTNSDGTHVTQPQRDTMQVAMEMALKDAQLSGEQIGYVSAHGTATDKGDIAESHATYQALQRPVAISSMKSYLGHTLGACGALEAWFAIEMMNHGWFAPTLNLQQLDPECAELDYISGGGRNIDTDYVMSNNFAFGGINTSLIFKRCLDEIKY; this is translated from the coding sequence ATGAGTCATCGAGTGGTGGTGACGGGAATGGCTGGTTTATGCGCTTTTGGTGACAATTGGCAGACTATTCAGGACAAATTACAACAAGGCGAAAACGCGGTGCGCTATATGCCAGAGTGGGAGCGTTTCCCTGATATGCATACCCGCTTGGCCGCGCCTATGGATGATTATGCTTTACCTAATTATCCGCGGAAAAAAATTCGCAGCATGGGGCGGGTGTCATTACTGGCAACCCGTGCTACCGAGCTGGCCTTAGAGCAAGCGGGCTTGTTAAACGACCCGTCTATTCAAGATGGCCGCATGGGGGTGGCTTATGGCTCGTCTATCGGCAGCACCGCTCCAATTGTGCATTTTGGTGAAATGCTCAAAAGTGGCGATAGTAAGGGCATTTCTTCTACCACTTATATTCAAATGATGAGTCATACCACGGCGGTAAACCTAGGGGTGTTTTTTGGCTTAAAAGGGCGGGTTATTACTAGCTCTAGTGCCTGCACTTCAGGAAGCCAAGGTATTGGTTATGCCTATGAGGCGATTAAGTCGGGGGCGCAGCAGTTAATGGTGGCTGGCGGCGCCGAAGAGCTTTGCCCTTCAGAGGCGGTGGTGTTTGATACCTTATTTGCCACCAGTACTCGTAATCAAGAGCCTAAGGCGAGCCCGCGTCCTTTTGAAAAAGACCGTGATGGTTTAGTCATTGGTGAAGGAGCCGGAACCTTGATTCTGGAAAGCCTTGAGCATGCTCAAGCGCGCGGAGCGAAGATTTACGCCGAGTTGGTGGGTTTTGGTACTAACTCAGACGGCACCCATGTCACTCAACCACAACGCGATACCATGCAAGTAGCAATGGAAATGGCGCTTAAAGATGCGCAGCTCAGCGGCGAACAGATTGGTTATGTGAGTGCTCATGGTACCGCCACCGATAAAGGCGATATTGCCGAAAGCCACGCCACCTATCAAGCCTTGCAAAGACCTGTGGCCATAAGCTCCATGAAAAGTTATTTGGGGCATACCTTAGGTGCTTGTGGGGCTCTGGAAGCTTGGTTTGCGATAGAAATGATGAATCATGGTTGGTTTGCTCCCACCCTGAATTTACAGCAGCTGGATCCCGAGTGTGCTGAGCTGGATTATATCAGTGGTGGTGGCCGAAATATCGATACCGATTATGTCATGAGTAATAACTTCGCCTTTGGCGGCATTAATACCTCGCTCATTTTTAAGCGTTGTTTAGATGAAATTAAATACTAG
- a CDS encoding methyltransferase, protein MDFYKEDKLKAVEAIEQAQRLAFAPVAFHTARSLRDLGVLAALDEAGEEGLNAEQITASSGVSDYGVKVLLDMGLSAGLVTWNQARQVYVLTRMGYFIQHDEMTRANMDFTADVCYAGLQHLSEAISEGKPAGLKELGAWDTIYQGLSSLPEPAKQSWFNFDHFYSDKAFPKLLELVFANQPSHIVDIGGNTGKWALKCCEHNPDVAISIVDLPQQLAMAKANAEKAGYSERINGVPCNMLEANQNIPKGADIYWMSQFLDCFSPKEITAILRQVKAAMGPDSRVFILELFPDRQRHEAGAHSLNATSLYFTCLANGNSRFYRSTDFIECIQEAGLTIAEQIDDIGWGHSLIECC, encoded by the coding sequence GTGGATTTTTATAAAGAAGACAAGCTAAAGGCAGTAGAGGCCATTGAACAGGCTCAGCGTTTAGCCTTTGCCCCAGTGGCTTTTCATACGGCACGAAGCCTACGTGATTTGGGGGTGCTTGCAGCCTTAGATGAAGCCGGCGAAGAAGGCTTAAATGCGGAACAAATTACGGCGAGCTCTGGGGTGAGTGATTACGGTGTTAAAGTGTTATTAGATATGGGCTTAAGTGCTGGTTTGGTTACTTGGAATCAAGCTAGGCAAGTCTATGTATTAACCCGTATGGGCTATTTTATTCAGCACGATGAAATGACCCGAGCCAACATGGATTTTACTGCTGACGTTTGTTACGCCGGACTGCAGCATCTAAGTGAAGCGATTAGTGAAGGTAAGCCCGCAGGTTTAAAAGAATTGGGCGCTTGGGACACTATTTATCAAGGCCTTTCTAGTTTACCTGAACCGGCTAAGCAAAGCTGGTTTAACTTTGATCACTTCTACTCAGATAAAGCGTTTCCTAAGTTATTGGAGCTAGTCTTTGCCAATCAGCCGAGTCACATTGTTGATATTGGTGGTAATACTGGGAAGTGGGCTCTTAAATGTTGCGAGCATAATCCAGATGTGGCGATAAGCATTGTTGATCTGCCTCAGCAATTGGCCATGGCCAAAGCAAATGCTGAAAAGGCTGGTTATAGCGAGCGCATTAATGGGGTGCCTTGTAACATGTTAGAGGCTAATCAAAACATTCCTAAAGGCGCCGATATTTATTGGATGAGTCAGTTTTTAGATTGTTTTTCGCCAAAAGAAATTACCGCTATTTTACGTCAAGTAAAAGCCGCTATGGGGCCTGATAGCCGTGTCTTTATTTTAGAACTGTTTCCAGATAGACAGCGCCACGAAGCTGGTGCGCATAGTCTGAATGCCACTTCACTGTATTTTACTTGTTTGGCCAACGGAAACAGTCGTTTCTATCGTTCCACTGACTTCATCGAATGTATTCAAGAAGCGGGCTTAACAATAGCCGAGCAAATTGATGATATTGGTTGGGGTCACAGTTTAATTGAATGTTGTTGA
- a CDS encoding acyloxyacyl hydrolase codes for MLKISFGLLMLLLSGSSLAASLEHALMVNLGYGPQPSGHVSQRNFTSGVDLEFYRFQRSPRQWLSLGLSYSYLASDTEQHRSLHALSLYPQLTLLGEQYQQWQPWFFVRALGPTYLSEKQLGSRQQAKHFAFQAQVGIGATHLASQWQVALSYKHFSNANLDSPNDGFDIPLVFNFGKRF; via the coding sequence ATGCTGAAGATTTCTTTTGGCTTGCTGATGCTGCTACTCAGCGGTAGTAGCTTAGCCGCCAGCTTAGAGCATGCCCTGATGGTTAATCTGGGGTACGGGCCGCAACCAAGCGGCCATGTATCTCAGCGTAACTTTACTAGCGGAGTTGATCTGGAGTTTTACCGCTTCCAAAGAAGCCCTAGGCAATGGCTGAGTTTAGGCTTGAGTTACAGCTATCTGGCTAGCGATACGGAGCAACATCGCTCTTTGCATGCGCTGTCGCTGTATCCTCAACTGACCTTGCTAGGTGAGCAATACCAGCAGTGGCAGCCGTGGTTTTTTGTACGAGCTCTGGGCCCGACTTATTTAAGCGAAAAACAACTGGGAAGCCGCCAACAGGCCAAGCACTTTGCCTTTCAGGCACAAGTGGGGATAGGGGCTACTCACCTTGCTAGCCAATGGCAAGTGGCGCTATCTTATAAACACTTCTCCAATGCCAATCTTGATAGCCCTAACGATGGTTTCGATATCCCCTTAGTTTTCAACTTTGGCAAGCGTTTCTAA
- a CDS encoding alpha/beta hydrolase — MKKLGILLLVLIAVTGCSHSPYYSPKAGGDMALEGYTYDSFFLPSDSGNQLHSVFIATKDLNSKGLVVHFHGNSGNISETVEKYLWLSDAGYDLLLFDYSGYGHSSGRANFANLRADAQSVFRFVEQQFASSENYSLISIGTSLGGAVMLDGLIESQQRELFDLVVVDSSFHSFTEVAQHVVSQNPLGFLGAWLIPLVVDEQYNPLPRLQHLANTPLLFVHCESDALIPWQFSEKMHQQSLKNSNLELLQGCKHARTFTPESSENRPRLLSYLSQLEAASTDLETLAKVEN, encoded by the coding sequence ATGAAAAAATTAGGCATACTGCTACTGGTGTTAATCGCCGTTACAGGCTGTAGTCATTCCCCTTATTACTCACCCAAAGCGGGCGGTGATATGGCCCTTGAAGGTTACACCTACGATAGCTTCTTTCTCCCCTCTGATTCTGGCAACCAGCTACACAGCGTATTTATTGCAACCAAAGACTTAAATAGCAAAGGCTTGGTCGTTCACTTTCACGGAAACTCGGGCAATATCAGTGAAACCGTAGAAAAGTATCTATGGCTGAGCGATGCCGGTTATGACTTGTTGCTGTTTGATTATTCTGGTTACGGCCACTCTAGCGGGCGGGCTAACTTTGCTAACCTGCGCGCCGATGCGCAAAGCGTGTTCCGTTTCGTTGAACAACAATTTGCCAGCAGTGAAAATTATTCGCTAATTAGTATTGGAACCTCTTTAGGTGGGGCGGTGATGTTGGATGGATTAATCGAATCTCAACAGCGAGAGCTGTTCGACTTAGTGGTGGTGGATTCGTCTTTCCATAGCTTTACCGAGGTAGCACAACATGTGGTAAGCCAAAACCCACTGGGCTTTTTAGGCGCCTGGTTGATCCCCCTCGTGGTTGATGAACAATACAACCCGCTACCTCGCTTACAGCATTTAGCCAATACTCCTCTGTTGTTTGTGCACTGTGAAAGTGATGCCCTTATACCTTGGCAGTTTAGTGAAAAGATGCATCAACAGAGCCTCAAAAACAGTAATTTAGAGCTACTTCAAGGCTGTAAACATGCACGCACCTTTACCCCAGAATCAAGCGAAAATAGACCTCGCCTATTAAGCTATCTAAGTCAGCTAGAAGCGGCTTCGACTGACTTAGAAACGCTTGCCAAAGTTGAAAACTAA
- a CDS encoding aromatic amino acid transaminase — translation MFANLPAAKDDPILSIGMLFNADSREHKIDLGVGVYRNEQGQTPVMQAVTQAQQNLLASQTTQAYIGLAGNAEFNQAMLDLLLSNTAGYSRAIAMQTPGASGALRLLADLIASAKPQAKVWLSTPSYVNHQPIMEAAGLSVDFYPYFNPETKQVDEAAMLEQIAKLGPDDVVLLHGCCHNPTGADISLEAWQQITELALKNGFLPFVDLAYQGFGQGIDEDIAGLRYMADKLPELLLSCSNSKSFGLYRERCGAAIVIGETLKQANNARAKLFELARRSYTMPPNWGAAIVAEVLGNAQLTQLWQDELNQMSQRMRSLRQALVDEFTQQSSSERFNYLVQHQGMFSLTGFSQQQTEQLREQHAIYVVGGGRINIAGMAQQDIPRIVEACLAVGA, via the coding sequence ATGTTTGCCAATCTCCCTGCAGCTAAAGATGACCCCATTTTGTCCATCGGCATGTTGTTTAATGCCGACTCTCGAGAGCACAAAATCGATTTGGGAGTGGGCGTTTATCGCAATGAACAAGGGCAAACGCCAGTGATGCAAGCGGTGACTCAAGCACAGCAGAATCTATTAGCATCACAAACCACCCAGGCCTATATTGGCCTAGCCGGCAACGCCGAATTTAACCAAGCCATGCTGGACTTATTGCTAAGTAACACCGCTGGCTACTCGCGCGCCATTGCTATGCAAACGCCCGGTGCCAGTGGCGCGCTGCGCCTGCTCGCCGACTTAATCGCCAGCGCCAAGCCTCAGGCCAAAGTATGGCTATCTACCCCTAGCTATGTGAACCATCAACCGATTATGGAAGCGGCGGGCTTAAGCGTTGATTTTTACCCTTACTTCAACCCAGAAACCAAACAAGTTGATGAAGCGGCCATGCTCGAGCAAATCGCCAAACTAGGGCCGGATGACGTAGTGCTACTGCACGGCTGCTGCCATAACCCTACCGGCGCCGATATCTCTCTAGAGGCTTGGCAACAAATTACCGAACTGGCGCTAAAAAATGGCTTCTTGCCCTTTGTCGATTTAGCCTACCAAGGCTTTGGCCAGGGCATTGATGAAGATATCGCAGGCTTGCGCTACATGGCCGACAAACTACCAGAGTTGCTGCTATCTTGCTCTAATTCCAAAAGTTTTGGCTTGTACCGCGAGCGCTGTGGAGCGGCCATAGTAATAGGTGAAACCCTGAAGCAGGCTAATAACGCCCGCGCTAAATTATTCGAGTTGGCGCGTCGCAGCTATACCATGCCGCCTAACTGGGGCGCCGCCATCGTGGCAGAAGTGTTGGGGAATGCTCAGCTCACTCAGCTTTGGCAGGATGAGTTAAACCAAATGAGCCAACGCATGCGCAGTCTACGCCAAGCCTTAGTCGACGAATTTACTCAGCAATCATCCAGCGAGCGTTTTAACTACTTAGTCCAGCATCAAGGCATGTTCTCCTTAACTGGTTTCAGCCAACAACAAACCGAGCAGCTGCGCGAGCAACACGCCATTTATGTGGTGGGTGGCGGACGCATCAACATCGCCGGTATGGCGCAACAGGATATACCGCGTATTGTCGAAGCCTGCCTCGCCGTGGGAGCCTAA
- a CDS encoding (Fe-S)-binding protein, with product MDTKLDWSAYSEQGMGDAYAGIPKHGGDFAKAVAVCINSGHCEREQRGVMCPSFRISQDPQQSPGGRVKLLKQWLNRDPKAEPDPQLQQALAQSMDSCVACKGCKRECESNLDIAQIKAEYLAQQAAMSRRDRLLAQLPYLLYRLPWLAKLIRLRNRWPLLARLVDKYLGISAQLTLPVPANKAFAPKRQVFAPYRHAQPEPPQSVVLWVDPFTALFKPQHASDALHVLRSAGYSVWVIHPQSRPDQILDSGRSLFSKGLIEPARQQAQQLLTVLAVHVHFKRPIIGLEPSALLMLREEFLSLGLGEAAEKTAQQALLFEEFLARESQKSDFHLDLRPGPFKQPLLIHGHCHQKAVGAMKSMRRVLRLVPELKFDFIESSCCGMAGTFGLESEHIEQARAMAEQGLMPSLRAQPNAEIVSNGFACSYQISQLSGRQPMHLANVLAGCLPAPKAKHRYY from the coding sequence ATGGACACCAAGCTAGATTGGTCGGCTTATTCTGAACAAGGCATGGGTGATGCCTATGCTGGCATACCTAAACACGGTGGCGACTTTGCCAAGGCAGTGGCGGTGTGCATCAATAGCGGCCATTGTGAGCGCGAGCAGCGCGGCGTGATGTGCCCAAGCTTTCGAATAAGCCAAGATCCCCAACAATCGCCCGGAGGCCGAGTCAAACTGTTAAAACAGTGGTTAAACCGTGACCCCAAAGCCGAGCCCGATCCTCAATTGCAGCAGGCTTTAGCCCAGAGCATGGACAGTTGCGTGGCCTGTAAGGGCTGTAAACGCGAATGCGAAAGCAACCTCGACATAGCCCAAATCAAAGCCGAATATTTAGCTCAGCAAGCAGCGATGAGCCGCCGTGATCGCCTACTCGCCCAGCTACCTTACTTACTCTACCGCTTACCTTGGCTAGCGAAGTTAATCCGCTTACGTAATCGCTGGCCGCTGCTTGCTCGCTTGGTAGATAAATACCTAGGCATTAGCGCCCAACTCACATTGCCGGTGCCAGCAAATAAAGCCTTCGCCCCCAAACGCCAAGTTTTTGCGCCTTATCGCCATGCTCAGCCTGAGCCACCACAGTCGGTGGTATTGTGGGTAGACCCCTTCACCGCACTGTTTAAGCCGCAGCATGCCAGCGATGCCTTACATGTACTGCGCAGCGCCGGTTATAGCGTGTGGGTGATCCATCCCCAGTCTCGCCCCGACCAAATACTAGACAGTGGCAGAAGCTTGTTTTCTAAAGGGCTTATTGAGCCCGCCCGCCAGCAAGCTCAGCAACTGCTTACGGTGCTAGCGGTGCATGTTCACTTTAAGCGCCCCATCATCGGCTTAGAGCCTTCTGCGCTACTAATGCTTAGAGAAGAGTTCCTCAGCCTAGGCTTGGGTGAGGCGGCCGAAAAAACCGCCCAGCAGGCGCTGTTATTTGAAGAATTTTTAGCCCGCGAAAGCCAAAAGAGCGACTTCCACTTAGACTTGCGTCCCGGCCCGTTCAAACAGCCCTTACTGATCCATGGCCACTGCCATCAAAAAGCCGTAGGCGCGATGAAGTCGATGCGTCGAGTACTGCGCTTAGTGCCAGAGCTGAAATTCGATTTTATCGAGTCTAGCTGCTGTGGCATGGCCGGCACCTTTGGTTTGGAATCGGAACATATTGAGCAAGCCCGCGCCATGGCCGAACAAGGCTTAATGCCCAGTTTACGCGCCCAGCCAAATGCAGAGATTGTCAGCAATGGCTTTGCCTGCAGCTACCAAATTAGCCAACTGAGCGGTCGCCAGCCGATGCATTTAGCTAATGTACTCGCCGGTTGCTTACCCGCGCCCAAGGCAAAACACCGATATTATTAA